Proteins from a genomic interval of Pantoea deleyi:
- the hdfR gene encoding HTH-type transcriptional regulator HdfR yields the protein MDTELLKTFLEVSRTRHFGRAAEALYLTQSAVSFRIRQLENQLGVNLFTRHRNNIRLTAAGERLLPYAESLMSTWMMAKKEVSHTQQHHELSIGASASLWEAYLTPWLQTLYENRESLHLEARVAQRHLLVKQLHERQLDLLITTEAPKMDELTSQQIGHISLALFCARQSEKREHYDYIKLEWGADFHQHQSYLSGADDVPVLTTTSAHVTRELLHTTGACAFLPDFWQSLYSELMVIPDTPVAVRPLYAVWLQNSDQQAHIRQLLKFPILVRQNS from the coding sequence GTGGATACGGAATTACTGAAAACTTTCCTGGAAGTGAGCAGAACACGCCATTTCGGGCGTGCTGCAGAAGCACTTTATCTCACGCAATCTGCCGTCAGTTTTCGCATCCGTCAGTTAGAAAATCAGCTTGGTGTGAATCTTTTTACCCGCCATCGCAACAACATCCGTCTGACGGCGGCCGGAGAGCGATTACTCCCTTACGCTGAGAGCCTGATGAGCACATGGATGATGGCGAAGAAGGAGGTATCACACACCCAGCAGCATCATGAGCTATCCATAGGGGCCAGTGCTTCACTATGGGAGGCTTATCTGACGCCATGGCTACAGACGCTGTATGAGAACCGCGAGAGCCTGCATCTGGAAGCACGCGTAGCGCAACGGCATCTGCTGGTTAAGCAGCTTCATGAGCGCCAGCTGGATCTGTTGATCACGACCGAAGCGCCTAAGATGGATGAGTTAACCAGTCAGCAGATAGGGCATATCTCACTGGCGCTGTTCTGCGCCCGTCAGAGCGAGAAGCGCGAACACTACGACTACATCAAGCTGGAGTGGGGAGCCGACTTCCATCAGCATCAGAGTTATCTTTCCGGCGCTGACGATGTGCCGGTCCTGACGACAACCTCTGCACATGTTACCCGTGAACTGCTGCATACCACTGGCGCATGCGCGTTTCTGCCCGACTTCTGGCAGAGTCTCTACAGCGAATTAATGGTCATTCCGGATACACCGGTGGCCGTTCGTCCCCTCTATGCGGTCTGGTTGCAGAACAGCGATCAGCAGGCACATATCCGTCAGCTGCTGAAATTCCCGATTCTGGTCAGGCAAAATAGCTGA
- the btuB gene encoding TonB-dependent vitamin B12 receptor BtuB translates to MTKKTLSLCALSVTAISLWAQNGYAQANDETQIVTANRFAEPVSGVLAPTTVVTRDEIDRWQARSLTDVMRRLPGVDVAQNGGLGQQSSLFIRGTESRHVLILIDGIRLNQAGISGSSDLSQIPLSLVQRIEYIRGARSAVYGSDAIGGVVNIITGRAQPGSTLTAGLGSRGYQAYDGSTQQALGDATTLTLAGNYTYTRGYDVVAGYPNSYGPAQHDRDGFMSKTLYGTLEHQFSDELSGFVRGYGFDNRTAYDGSYSYDESFTRIVGLADTRQLYSQTWDTGLRFHRDVYSTQLIASYGHTKDINYDPRNGRYGAASTLDDVTQYNLQWGNTVQVGQGAISAGIDWQKETTEPGTNYLSDGYEQRNTGLYLTGQQQVGSVTLEGAVRSDDNNQFGWHNTWQTAASWEFISGYRLFASYGTAFKAPNLSQVYSPLYGNRDLDPEKSKQWEGGVEGLSGSVNWRVSGYRNDIDNLIDSDPQTFRYYNTQQARIKGVEATAGFDTGPLTHQLSYDYVDARDGITDQPLIRRAKQQVKYQLDWTLYTFDWSVTYHYLGERYDTDFNSTPSRRVKSGGVSLWDLAVSYPVTSQLTVRGRIANLFDKDYETAYGYQTPGREYYLSGSYTF, encoded by the coding sequence ATGACAAAAAAAACACTTTCGCTGTGCGCTCTGAGCGTCACGGCGATTTCTCTCTGGGCGCAAAACGGTTATGCGCAGGCGAATGATGAAACGCAAATTGTCACCGCTAACCGCTTTGCTGAACCTGTTTCGGGCGTGCTGGCGCCCACGACCGTCGTCACGCGTGATGAGATCGACCGCTGGCAGGCCAGAAGCCTGACCGATGTCATGCGCCGCCTGCCGGGTGTCGATGTGGCGCAGAATGGCGGATTGGGTCAGCAGAGCTCTCTGTTTATCCGGGGCACCGAATCCCGGCATGTGCTGATCCTGATTGATGGCATCCGGCTTAATCAGGCGGGCATCAGCGGTTCGTCTGACCTCAGCCAGATCCCCCTGTCGCTGGTCCAGCGCATCGAATATATTCGCGGCGCGCGTTCGGCGGTTTACGGTTCGGATGCCATTGGCGGCGTCGTCAATATCATCACCGGTCGCGCGCAGCCGGGCAGCACGCTGACGGCGGGCTTGGGCTCGCGGGGGTATCAAGCTTACGATGGCTCCACTCAGCAGGCGCTGGGCGATGCGACCACGCTGACGCTGGCAGGCAACTACACCTATACCCGAGGCTATGATGTGGTGGCGGGTTACCCGAACAGCTATGGCCCGGCCCAGCACGATCGCGACGGCTTCATGAGCAAAACGCTCTATGGCACCCTGGAGCATCAGTTCAGCGATGAGCTGAGCGGTTTTGTGCGCGGCTATGGGTTTGATAACCGCACCGCCTATGATGGCTCTTACAGTTACGATGAGAGCTTCACCCGTATCGTCGGGCTGGCGGATACCCGGCAGCTCTACAGCCAGACCTGGGATACCGGTTTACGCTTCCACCGTGACGTTTACTCGACCCAGCTCATCGCCAGTTATGGGCATACCAAAGACATCAACTACGACCCGCGCAATGGCCGCTACGGCGCGGCATCCACCCTGGATGATGTGACTCAGTACAACCTGCAGTGGGGCAACACCGTGCAGGTGGGGCAGGGGGCGATCAGCGCCGGTATCGACTGGCAGAAAGAGACGACCGAGCCGGGAACTAACTATCTGTCTGACGGCTATGAGCAGCGCAACACCGGTCTCTACCTGACCGGCCAGCAGCAGGTGGGCAGCGTCACGCTGGAAGGGGCGGTGCGCAGTGACGACAACAACCAGTTCGGCTGGCATAACACCTGGCAGACGGCGGCATCATGGGAGTTTATCTCTGGCTATCGCCTCTTTGCGTCGTACGGCACCGCATTTAAGGCGCCGAACCTGTCGCAGGTCTATAGCCCGCTTTATGGCAATCGTGACCTCGATCCGGAAAAAAGTAAGCAGTGGGAAGGCGGGGTTGAAGGGCTGAGCGGGTCGGTGAACTGGCGCGTATCAGGCTATCGCAATGACATTGATAACCTGATTGATAGCGATCCGCAGACCTTCCGCTACTACAACACTCAGCAGGCGCGCATTAAGGGCGTTGAGGCCACCGCCGGATTTGATACCGGTCCGCTGACACATCAGCTCTCGTACGATTATGTCGATGCGCGGGATGGCATCACCGACCAGCCGCTCATTCGCCGGGCGAAGCAGCAGGTGAAGTATCAGCTCGACTGGACGCTGTACACGTTTGACTGGTCCGTGACTTATCACTATCTGGGCGAGCGATATGACACGGACTTCAACAGCACGCCCAGCCGTCGCGTGAAATCAGGCGGCGTCAGCCTGTGGGATCTCGCGGTCTCATATCCTGTCACTTCACAGCTCACGGTTCGTGGTAGAATTGCCAACCTGTTCGATAAAGATTACGAGACAGCGTATGGCTATCAGACTCCAGGACGAGAGTATTACCTCAGCGGCAGCTACACCTTCTGA
- the ilvG gene encoding acetolactate synthase 2 catalytic subunit, translated as MTGAQWVVQALRAQGVNTVFGYPGGAIMPVYDALYDGGVEHLLCRHEQGAVMAAIGYARSTGKTGVCIATSGPGATNLITGLADAMMDSVPVVAITGQVNSAFIGTDAFQEIDVLGLSLACTKHSFLVESLDELPAIMAEAFALAQSGRPGPVLVDIPKDIQVAQGEPAPHLVSVEEDNSLPHQAINEARALMAQARKPMLYIGGGVGLAQAVPALRALAEETGIPAVATLKGLGSVDPHSEVYLGMLGMHGTKAANFAVQACDLLIAVGARFDDRVTGKLDTFAPHASVIHLDIDPAELNKLRRAHVSLQGDLNDLLPALSQPLQIDAWRDEVKAMKASHAWRYDHPGEAIYAPLLLKQLSDRKSADAVVTTDVGQHQMWTAQHMAFSAPENFITSSGLGTMGFGLPAAIGAQVARPDDTVICVSGDGSIMMNIQELGTIKRGRLPVKILLLDNQRLGMVRQWQQLFFEGRYSETNLSDNPDFLTLASAFDIPGQRITRKDQVDAALDALLNSEGPYFLHVAIDEHENVWPLVPPGASNAHMMEKTV; from the coding sequence ATGACAGGTGCACAGTGGGTAGTTCAGGCTTTACGCGCGCAGGGTGTGAATACCGTATTTGGTTACCCGGGCGGCGCGATCATGCCGGTATACGACGCGCTCTATGATGGCGGCGTGGAACACCTACTGTGTCGTCATGAGCAGGGCGCGGTAATGGCAGCAATCGGTTATGCGCGCTCTACCGGCAAAACCGGTGTCTGCATCGCGACATCCGGCCCTGGCGCGACCAACCTGATCACCGGCCTGGCGGATGCGATGATGGATTCTGTGCCGGTTGTCGCGATAACAGGCCAGGTTAACTCGGCCTTTATCGGCACCGATGCATTCCAGGAGATCGACGTACTGGGCCTTTCGCTGGCCTGCACCAAACACAGTTTCCTGGTGGAGTCGCTGGATGAGCTGCCCGCCATCATGGCCGAGGCGTTTGCACTGGCGCAGTCGGGTCGTCCGGGTCCGGTACTGGTTGATATCCCGAAAGATATTCAGGTGGCGCAGGGCGAACCAGCGCCGCATCTGGTGTCGGTCGAAGAGGACAACAGCCTGCCGCATCAGGCAATCAACGAGGCACGCGCCCTGATGGCGCAGGCCAGAAAACCGATGCTGTATATCGGCGGCGGCGTGGGTCTGGCGCAGGCCGTGCCGGCACTGCGTGCGCTGGCGGAAGAGACCGGTATCCCGGCCGTCGCAACCTTAAAAGGGCTGGGCAGCGTGGATCCTCACAGCGAGGTTTACCTCGGTATGCTGGGGATGCACGGTACCAAAGCCGCTAACTTCGCCGTACAGGCGTGTGACCTGCTGATTGCGGTCGGTGCCCGTTTCGATGACCGCGTGACCGGCAAGCTGGACACCTTTGCCCCACACGCCAGCGTCATTCATCTCGACATCGATCCGGCAGAGTTAAACAAACTGCGTCGCGCGCATGTCTCTCTGCAGGGCGATCTTAACGATCTGCTGCCCGCGCTGAGTCAGCCGCTGCAAATCGACGCCTGGCGTGACGAGGTGAAGGCGATGAAAGCCAGCCACGCCTGGCGCTATGACCATCCGGGCGAGGCGATCTATGCCCCGCTGCTGCTGAAGCAGCTCTCGGATCGTAAATCTGCCGATGCCGTAGTGACCACCGATGTGGGTCAGCACCAGATGTGGACCGCGCAGCACATGGCTTTCAGCGCACCAGAGAACTTCATCACCTCCAGCGGTTTAGGCACCATGGGCTTTGGCTTACCCGCCGCCATCGGCGCTCAGGTAGCCCGCCCGGACGATACCGTCATCTGCGTTTCAGGTGATGGCTCCATCATGATGAACATTCAGGAGCTGGGCACCATCAAGCGTGGCAGGCTGCCCGTGAAGATCCTGCTGCTGGATAACCAGCGTCTGGGCATGGTGCGCCAGTGGCAGCAGCTCTTTTTTGAGGGTCGCTATAGCGAAACCAATCTCTCTGACAATCCCGATTTCCTCACGCTGGCCAGTGCCTTTGACATTCCAGGCCAGCGTATTACCCGTAAAGATCAGGTCGACGCCGCCCTTGATGCTCTGCTGAACAGCGAAGGTCCTTACTTCCTGCATGTTGCAATTGATGAGCATGAAAACGTCTGGCCACTGGTACCGCCGGGTGCCAGCAATGCACACATGATGGAGAAAACCGTATGA
- the ilvD gene encoding dihydroxy-acid dehydratase — protein sequence MPKYRSATTTHGRNMAGARALWRATGMTDDDFGKPIIAVVNSFTQFVPGHVHLRDLGKLVAEQIEAAGGVAKEFNTIAVDDGIAMGHGGMLYSLPSRELIADSVEYMVNAHCADAMVCISNCDKITPGMLMASLRLNIPVIFVSGGPMEAGKTKLSDQIIKLDLVDAMIQGANPNVSDADSEQIERSACPTCGSCSGMFTANSMNCLTEALGLSQPGNGSLLATHADRKALFINAGKRIVSLTKRYYEQDDANVLPRNIASKAAFENAMTLDIAMGGSTNTVLHLLAAAQEGDIDFNISDIDRLSRKVPQLCKVAPSTPKYHMEDVHRAGGVYAILGELDRAGLFDSSARNILQQTMRETLDQYDIMLTQDQAVKDMFRAGPAGIRTTQAFSQSCRWDTLDDDRAEGCIRTRENAYSQDGGLAVLYGNIAEDGCIVKTAGVDKEILTFTGPAKVYESQDDAVEAILGGKVVAGDVVVIRYEGPKGGPGMQEMLYPTTYLKSMGLGKSCALITDGRFSGGTSGLSIGHASPEAANGGTIALVKDGDTIEIDIPNRGIKLAVPDNELHARREEQQARGDAAYTPANRQREVSFALRAYASLATSADKGAVRDKSKLGG from the coding sequence ATGCCTAAGTACCGTTCCGCTACCACCACCCACGGCCGCAACATGGCGGGTGCCCGTGCCCTCTGGCGCGCAACAGGAATGACCGACGACGATTTCGGTAAACCGATTATCGCCGTCGTAAACTCCTTCACCCAGTTTGTGCCGGGCCACGTCCATCTGCGCGATCTGGGTAAGCTGGTTGCCGAGCAGATTGAAGCGGCAGGTGGCGTAGCCAAAGAGTTCAACACGATCGCGGTGGATGACGGTATTGCCATGGGTCATGGCGGCATGCTCTATTCCCTGCCTTCGCGTGAGCTGATCGCCGACTCCGTCGAGTATATGGTCAACGCACACTGTGCCGACGCCATGGTCTGCATCTCGAACTGCGACAAAATCACGCCAGGGATGCTGATGGCATCACTGCGCCTGAACATCCCGGTGATCTTCGTCTCCGGTGGCCCGATGGAGGCCGGTAAAACCAAACTGTCCGATCAGATCATCAAACTGGATCTGGTGGATGCGATGATTCAGGGGGCGAACCCCAACGTCAGCGATGCTGATAGCGAGCAGATCGAACGCTCTGCCTGTCCGACCTGCGGCTCCTGCTCCGGTATGTTCACCGCTAACTCCATGAACTGCCTGACCGAAGCCCTTGGCCTGTCGCAGCCGGGCAACGGCTCACTGCTGGCCACGCACGCCGACCGTAAAGCGCTGTTCATCAATGCCGGTAAGCGCATCGTCAGCCTGACCAAACGTTACTATGAGCAGGATGACGCAAACGTCCTGCCGCGCAATATCGCCAGTAAGGCGGCCTTTGAGAACGCGATGACGCTGGATATCGCGATGGGCGGCTCCACCAATACCGTACTGCACCTGCTGGCGGCGGCGCAGGAGGGCGATATCGACTTCAACATCTCCGACATCGACCGTCTGTCACGCAAAGTGCCTCAGCTCTGTAAAGTGGCGCCCAGCACCCCGAAATATCATATGGAAGATGTGCACCGTGCGGGTGGCGTCTACGCGATTCTCGGCGAGCTGGATCGCGCAGGTCTGTTCGACAGCAGCGCCCGCAACATCCTGCAGCAGACCATGCGTGAAACGCTGGATCAGTACGACATCATGCTGACCCAGGATCAGGCGGTAAAAGATATGTTCCGCGCGGGCCCTGCCGGTATCCGTACCACTCAGGCGTTCTCGCAGAGCTGCCGCTGGGACACGCTGGATGACGATCGTGCTGAAGGCTGTATCCGCACCCGCGAAAACGCTTACTCGCAGGATGGCGGTCTGGCCGTGCTCTACGGCAACATTGCGGAAGATGGCTGTATCGTTAAAACCGCAGGCGTAGACAAAGAGATCCTCACCTTCACCGGCCCGGCCAAAGTGTATGAAAGCCAGGATGACGCGGTAGAGGCGATTCTGGGTGGTAAAGTCGTGGCGGGTGACGTGGTCGTTATCCGCTACGAAGGGCCAAAAGGGGGTCCGGGTATGCAGGAGATGCTCTATCCGACCACCTACCTGAAATCGATGGGCCTGGGCAAAAGCTGCGCCCTGATCACCGACGGTCGCTTCTCTGGCGGCACATCGGGCCTCTCAATCGGTCACGCCTCGCCGGAAGCGGCCAACGGCGGCACCATTGCGCTGGTCAAGGATGGCGACACCATCGAGATCGATATCCCTAATCGCGGCATCAAACTCGCCGTGCCGGACAACGAACTGCACGCCCGCCGTGAAGAGCAGCAGGCACGTGGCGATGCGGCCTATACACCGGCCAATCGTCAGCGTGAAGTCTCCTTTGCGCTGCGTGCTTACGCATCCCTCGCGACCAGCGCCGACAAAGGTGCGGTCCGCGATAAGAGCAAGCTGGGAGGCTAA
- the murI gene encoding glutamate racemase: protein MAIRLQDESITSAAATPSDLRPTVLVFDSGVGGLSVYDEVRQLLPDLHYLYAFDNAGFPYGEKSETFIVDRVVAIVEAITQRYPLSLVIIACNTASTVSLPALRERFVFPVVGVVPAIKPAARLTRNGVVGLLATRATVRRPYTHELVAQFAGSCHIEMLGSAELVELAEAKLHGAQVALEEVRRIVQPWLRMAEPPDTVVLGCTHFPLLREELQQVLPEGTRLIDSGAAIARRTAWLLEHEAPEVHSSQQNVAFCTALDGEAVQLSPVLQRYGFPLLEKLAL from the coding sequence ATGGCTATCAGACTCCAGGACGAGAGTATTACCTCAGCGGCAGCTACACCTTCTGATTTGCGCCCCACGGTGCTGGTCTTTGATTCCGGCGTCGGCGGGCTTTCTGTCTATGATGAAGTCCGGCAGCTCCTGCCGGATCTTCATTATCTTTACGCCTTCGATAACGCCGGCTTCCCTTATGGGGAGAAAAGCGAAACCTTTATTGTCGATCGGGTCGTTGCCATCGTTGAGGCGATTACTCAGCGTTATCCGCTCTCACTCGTCATCATCGCCTGTAATACGGCCAGCACGGTTTCACTGCCCGCGCTGCGGGAGCGCTTTGTGTTTCCTGTGGTAGGGGTCGTGCCTGCGATTAAACCGGCTGCGCGGCTGACGCGAAATGGCGTGGTGGGCTTGCTGGCCACACGGGCGACGGTGCGTCGTCCTTATACGCATGAGCTGGTGGCGCAGTTTGCCGGTTCCTGTCACATCGAGATGCTGGGGTCGGCGGAGCTGGTGGAGCTGGCCGAAGCTAAGCTCCACGGCGCGCAGGTCGCACTGGAAGAAGTACGCCGCATCGTTCAGCCGTGGCTGCGGATGGCTGAGCCTCCGGATACGGTCGTGTTAGGCTGTACGCACTTTCCTTTACTGCGTGAAGAGCTGCAGCAGGTGTTACCGGAAGGCACGCGTCTGATCGATTCCGGTGCGGCGATAGCACGACGCACGGCCTGGCTGCTGGAACATGAAGCGCCTGAGGTGCACTCATCGCAGCAGAACGTCGCTTTTTGCACGGCGCTGGATGGCGAAGCCGTACAATTATCACCCGTTCTGCAGCGTTATGGCTTCCCGTTGCTGGAAAAACTGGCGCTTTAG
- a CDS encoding branched-chain amino acid transaminase: protein MSTKKADFIWFNGEMVKWEEAKVSVMSHALHYGTSVFEGVRCYDSHKGPVVFRHREHMQRLHDSAKIYRFPIKSSVDELMEACREVIRVNKLKSAYIRPLAFVGDVGLGVNPPDGFTTDVIIAAFPWGAYLGAEALENGIDAMVSSWNRVAPNTLPTAAKAGGNYLSSLLVGSEARRHGYQEGIALDTNGLISEGAGENLFEVKDGVLFTPPFTSSALPGITRDAIITLARDMGIEVREQTLSRESLYLADEVFMSGTAAEITPVRSVDRIQVGEGKCGPVTKRIQQAFFGLFTGETEDKWGWLDPVNA, encoded by the coding sequence ATGAGCACGAAGAAAGCAGACTTTATTTGGTTCAATGGCGAGATGGTTAAGTGGGAAGAGGCGAAGGTCAGCGTCATGTCCCACGCGTTGCACTACGGTACGTCGGTATTTGAAGGTGTGCGCTGCTACGACTCTCACAAAGGACCAGTTGTGTTCCGTCATCGCGAACACATGCAACGTCTGCACGACTCCGCCAAAATCTACCGTTTCCCGATTAAAAGCAGCGTTGATGAGCTGATGGAAGCGTGCCGCGAAGTCATCCGCGTTAACAAACTGAAAAGTGCTTATATCCGTCCGCTGGCCTTTGTCGGCGATGTGGGCCTGGGCGTGAACCCGCCAGACGGTTTCACCACCGATGTGATTATCGCCGCATTCCCGTGGGGGGCTTACCTCGGCGCTGAAGCGCTGGAAAACGGTATTGATGCGATGGTCTCCTCATGGAACCGCGTGGCGCCGAACACCCTGCCGACCGCCGCGAAAGCGGGCGGGAACTACCTTTCCTCACTGCTGGTGGGCAGCGAAGCCCGTCGTCACGGCTATCAGGAAGGGATCGCGCTGGATACCAACGGCCTGATTTCGGAAGGCGCAGGCGAAAACCTGTTTGAAGTGAAAGATGGCGTGCTCTTTACCCCGCCATTTACCTCTTCGGCACTGCCGGGCATCACCCGCGATGCCATCATCACGCTGGCGCGTGATATGGGTATCGAAGTGCGCGAACAGACCCTGTCGCGTGAGTCGCTCTACCTGGCTGACGAAGTCTTCATGTCCGGTACTGCGGCAGAAATCACCCCTGTGCGCAGCGTGGACCGCATCCAGGTCGGCGAAGGCAAGTGCGGCCCGGTCACCAAACGCATTCAGCAGGCATTCTTTGGCCTGTTCACCGGCGAGACCGAAGACAAATGGGGCTGGCTGGACCCGGTTAACGCATAA
- a CDS encoding YifB family Mg chelatase-like AAA ATPase, with translation MSLSKVLTRAALGVEAPLVTIEAHISNGLPALTLVGLPETTVKEARERVRSAIINSGFTFPAKRLTINLAPADLPKEGGRYDLPMAIAILVASEQLPADKLTHYEFLGELALDGALCGVQGAIPAAMKAIQADRQLVLSADNQDDVGLIRQGTSLVASHLSEVCAFLRDARTLPVAHYPAHQEHAPADDLADMIGQEQGRRALEITAAGGHNLLLIGPPGTGKTMLATRLPGIMPALSDQEALECAAIASLVNSSALHRRWRTRPFRSPHHSASLYALIGGGSLPRPGEISLAHNGVLFLDELPEFDRRVLDSLREPLESGCIAISRARAKVTYPARFQLIAAMNPSPTGHYQGQHNRCSPQQVLRYLSKLSGPFLDRFDLSLEIPLLPGGMLSGQRPAAEASEQVRQRVIAARDVQLARAGKINAHLNNAEIVRWCQPGKADAAWLESVLEKLGLSVRAWQRILKVARTVADLAGEPEITRLHLQEAVSYRTIDRLMIHLHNSLQ, from the coding sequence ATGTCATTGTCTAAAGTTCTGACCCGGGCAGCGCTGGGCGTGGAAGCCCCGCTGGTGACTATCGAGGCGCATATCAGCAACGGTCTGCCCGCCTTAACGCTGGTTGGGCTGCCCGAAACTACCGTGAAAGAAGCGCGTGAGCGGGTGCGCAGCGCCATTATCAACAGCGGGTTCACCTTCCCGGCAAAGCGCCTCACCATCAATCTGGCCCCGGCAGATCTGCCTAAAGAGGGTGGACGGTATGACCTGCCTATGGCCATCGCGATTCTGGTCGCCTCTGAACAGCTTCCGGCCGATAAGCTGACACACTATGAGTTTCTGGGTGAACTGGCGCTTGACGGCGCGCTGTGCGGGGTACAGGGCGCGATTCCGGCGGCGATGAAAGCGATTCAGGCAGACCGGCAGCTGGTGCTCTCTGCGGACAATCAGGATGATGTGGGGTTAATTCGTCAGGGCACGTCGCTCGTCGCCTCCCACCTCAGCGAGGTATGCGCATTTCTGCGCGATGCGCGCACTTTGCCTGTGGCCCACTATCCTGCGCATCAGGAGCACGCGCCAGCTGACGATCTTGCGGATATGATTGGTCAGGAACAGGGGCGCAGAGCGCTGGAGATTACGGCGGCGGGCGGGCATAACCTGCTGCTGATCGGGCCGCCAGGCACCGGTAAGACCATGCTGGCCACCCGGCTCCCCGGTATCATGCCTGCACTGAGCGATCAGGAGGCGCTGGAGTGTGCGGCGATTGCAAGTCTGGTCAACAGCAGCGCCCTGCACCGCCGGTGGCGCACCCGGCCCTTCCGATCGCCTCATCACAGCGCCTCGCTCTACGCCCTGATTGGTGGCGGATCTCTGCCGCGTCCCGGCGAGATCTCGCTGGCCCATAACGGTGTACTGTTTCTGGATGAACTGCCGGAATTTGACCGCAGGGTGCTGGATTCCCTGCGCGAGCCGCTGGAGTCGGGCTGCATCGCCATTTCACGCGCCCGCGCGAAAGTCACCTATCCGGCACGCTTTCAGCTGATTGCGGCGATGAATCCAAGCCCGACAGGACATTATCAGGGGCAGCATAACCGCTGCTCGCCTCAGCAGGTGCTGCGTTACCTCAGTAAGCTATCCGGCCCTTTTCTGGATCGTTTTGATCTTTCGCTGGAGATACCGCTGCTGCCTGGAGGTATGCTCAGTGGACAACGCCCTGCTGCCGAAGCCTCTGAGCAGGTTCGTCAGCGGGTTATCGCCGCGCGTGACGTGCAGCTGGCTCGCGCCGGAAAGATTAATGCCCATCTGAATAATGCGGAGATCGTACGCTGGTGTCAGCCTGGGAAAGCGGATGCGGCGTGGCTGGAGTCCGTACTGGAGAAGCTGGGTTTATCGGTACGGGCCTGGCAGCGGATCCTGAAAGTGGCGCGTACGGTGGCCGATCTGGCCGGAGAGCCGGAGATTACGCGACTTCATCTGCAGGAGGCCGTCAGTTACCGGACGATTGATCGGTTAATGATTCATCTGCACAACAGCCTGCAATAA
- the ilvM gene encoding acetolactate synthase 2 small subunit: MNQHQLSIEARFRPEILERILRVVRHRGFQVCSMNMASVANAENINIEMTVASQRSVDLLSSQLSKLIDVACVQIQQQTTQQIRA, from the coding sequence ATGAACCAGCATCAATTGTCTATCGAAGCCCGATTCCGTCCTGAAATATTGGAGCGCATTCTGCGTGTCGTGCGTCACCGCGGTTTTCAGGTCTGTTCCATGAACATGGCCTCCGTCGCCAACGCAGAAAATATTAATATTGAAATGACCGTTGCCAGCCAGCGCTCCGTCGATTTACTGTCTTCGCAGTTAAGCAAACTGATCGACGTCGCATGCGTTCAGATTCAACAACAGACAACACAACAAATCCGCGCGTAG
- a CDS encoding DUF413 domain-containing protein: MAESFSTENRFFDNKHYPRGFSRHGDFTIKEAQLLERHGFAFNELDLSKREPATEEERLFIEVCRGVREPQTEAERVWSKYMTRIKRPKRFHTLSGGKPQMDTVEDFSDSDD, encoded by the coding sequence ATGGCGGAAAGCTTCTCAACAGAGAATCGTTTCTTTGATAACAAACATTACCCGCGTGGTTTCTCACGTCACGGTGACTTTACTATTAAAGAAGCCCAGCTTCTTGAACGCCACGGTTTCGCCTTTAATGAGCTGGATTTATCAAAGCGTGAGCCTGCAACCGAAGAAGAACGTTTGTTCATTGAAGTGTGTCGTGGTGTGCGTGAGCCGCAGACGGAAGCAGAACGTGTCTGGTCCAAATACATGACCCGCATCAAGCGTCCGAAGCGTTTCCATACGCTGTCTGGTGGTAAACCACAGATGGATACCGTTGAAGACTTCAGCGACAGCGACGATTAA
- the ilvL gene encoding ilv operon leader peptide: MKALLQVISLVVISVVVVINLPCGATLGERKA; the protein is encoded by the coding sequence ATGAAAGCCCTTCTACAAGTGATTAGCCTGGTCGTGATTAGCGTGGTGGTGGTTATTAACCTACCGTGCGGGGCAACGCTTGGAGAAAGAAAGGCTTAA